In the genome of Pseudomonadota bacterium, the window TTCCGGGAAGTGGCTCATGGAGGTGGAAAACATCTCCTTCTCCTTTTCGGAGGATTCGAATCCTCTCATTGAAGGGTTTGGCATGGCGGTGAAGAAACACGACAGGATCGGTGTAGTCGGAAAAAACGGCAAGGGAAAGACTACCTTTCTGAGCCTGCTGGCAGGAAAACTTCTCCCGAAAGAGGGGACAATCAGACCCAACCTGAATATGAAGCCCGGTTATTTCGGACAGATGAATATCGACCGCCTTGACCCTGAAAAGACCGTTCTTGAAGAGATATTGAGTGTCCATCCCGAGCATAGCCTTGGCGCTGCAAGGAATATCTGTGGTTCTATGATGTTCGAAGGTGATAATGCATTAAAGAAGGTTTCCGTTCTGTCAGGTGGTGAAAAGAGCAGGGTCTTGCTTGGGAAACTGCTTGTGAGTCCCACGAACCTTATATTGCTTGATGAGCCGGACAATCATCTTGATGTGGAGTCTGTGGATGCTCTTGTTGAGGCCATAGATGCATATAGTGGTGCTGTTATCCTTGTTACACACAGCGAAATGCTACTGGATGCTGTTGCAACGAGGCTGATTGTCTTTGACGGCGGCAGGGTGAGCCTTTTTGAGGGCTCATACAGTGATTTTCTTGAACGTATCGGGTGGGAAGACGAAAGGGCAGGAGGGGAGCTTGAACCTATTGAACGTGCAGAAACGAGAAGCAAGGTTGTAAACCGGAAAGACATACAGAAAGATATGAGACGAATGCGTGCCAGGATCATCACAGAGCGGTCCAGGGCATTGAACCCGTTACAGAAAAAAATAACTGAACTTGAAAACAGGATAACAGCGCTGGAAAGACAGATAGAGCAGGACAATGCATCCCTTATAAGGGCATCACAGGTAGGTGAAGGAAAGACAATAGCATCGCTGTCTATTGCGATTCACGAGGCAAGAAATACTATCGAGACGCTCTTCGATGCATTAGAAGAAATGACACATAAATTTGAAGAGAAATCGAGGGAATTTGAAGAACAATTAAGGGTGTTAGTAGATTAACCGTTCAAACAGCTTAAGCCGTTCCCCGGGCAGAACCGTTCCGGGACAGACAAACCGCTTGAACCGTTTGAACGGCCAAGAGAGAGTGATGTGTGATTGGAGAACGGAAAATAATTGAAATAATTTCAAAATAGGTTTACTCTGAAAAAAACATGCCGGAGAGAATATATGAAAAAGATGGTATTACCAATATTATTTCTTTTGTTCACAGCAGGAATAGCTTATGCCCAGCCTGACCCCTATGGACGGGTAGATACAACAAACCTCGGGAATATCAGTCAGCAGAACTATGAAACTGCGGTGCTTTCCACATTTCGACAGAATGTCCCATCTGTGGGCGTGGGAATAGATATGAGAAATTATGGTAATATGAGTATGCAGGACATACAGGATTATCGATCCTCCGTCCTTTCGACGTTCAATCAGTATGATCTTAATAGAGACGGCATGATCAACAGGGAAGAATTCAATAAGATGGACAGAATGGGCAACGCCATGGATTTTGACGCTATTGACAAGAACAAGGACGGATATATTTCCAGCGATGAGTTGTCACAAGCGATGCTGGAAAAGGCAACCGGCAAGAATAAAGATGTGCCTGTGAAAGATGCCAGGCAAAGGCAGGATGAGGCGTACCCCACAGTGAGGGTACAGTATGATGAAATTGAGGGATATTATGTCAAATAAATTCCAACACCCTTGGCATTCCACGGGTGTTGGAATTTATGCTGCGAGCATAAGCGAGCATGAGGGGGAGGCTCTATCAGCTTTTGCTGCTGGAGGGGGCGACGCAAGCCCCAGCAATAGAGGCAGGATGCCAGGAGAAAAAATATGAAGATAGCGGTTATAGTTTTTGCATTTTTATGTATATTGATTGGAAATGCATATTCCCAGGAGGATGCATTCGAAAAGGCTGACCTCAATAAAGACGGTTATATAAGCAGGGATGAATACGATGCAGCGGTAACTTCAAAATTCAACGAATATGATGCTAACAAGGATGGCGTTATTGATAGGCATGAATTCAATACAGCAAAAGACCCTAATGCGGCTATTGAGTATGAATTTTTGGATAGAAATAAGGATGGAAAAATAAATATGGACGAATTCAAGGCTGGCGCCACGGACAGGTATAATATGTATGACCAGAACAGGGACAACCTTCTCAGCAACCCTGAATACAGGGGTGATATCGGTTTTCCTATCCTGAAGTTGTATTTTTAAACTATTACAGGGGCTCACGTCGCCCCCTCCACGGGCAAAGCCCGCGGAGCCTCCCCTTCTCGCTCACAGCGTGAGCTATTCAGGGGCTTACACAGGGGATCGCGTTGTAATGTCGCGGGCAATCACAAGGAAGCCCGTTAATTTTTTACGGGAGTATAAGCGCGTTGCGAGGAATTCAACGGTTATGTAACTGTTTGAATTTGTTTTTAATCTCACCACTACGGGTTGTATCATTTCCTTTCCTGAGCGTGCATTCTCGAGCAGCACCATAATATCCGGTACCTCATCAGGGTGCACAAGCGCGGTGCAATGCTGCCCGTGCCATTCATCCGTAGAC includes:
- a CDS encoding EF-hand domain-containing protein; amino-acid sequence: MKIAVIVFAFLCILIGNAYSQEDAFEKADLNKDGYISRDEYDAAVTSKFNEYDANKDGVIDRHEFNTAKDPNAAIEYEFLDRNKDGKINMDEFKAGATDRYNMYDQNRDNLLSNPEYRGDIGFPILKLYF
- a CDS encoding ATP-binding cassette domain-containing protein; its protein translation is MLTVTNLTKTYGRQVIFDNVSFMINPGERIGLAGRNGSGKTTLLRLILGEEESDSGDVAIPKNYGIRHLSQHINFTENSVLKEVCLNLKTPEDGSDETYKAKSILFGLGFEPHELNSHPKILSGGYQVRLNLAKILVSKPNLLLLDEPTNYLDIVSVRWLIQFLRNWKNELVIVTHDRAFMDAISTHTMGIHRQKIRKITGGTEKLYQQILQDEEVYEKTRINDERKRKELEQFINRFRAQATRAKAVQSRIRTLQKTEKREKLHEARNLDFEFKAAPFSGKWLMEVENISFSFSEDSNPLIEGFGMAVKKHDRIGVVGKNGKGKTTFLSLLAGKLLPKEGTIRPNLNMKPGYFGQMNIDRLDPEKTVLEEILSVHPEHSLGAARNICGSMMFEGDNALKKVSVLSGGEKSRVLLGKLLVSPTNLILLDEPDNHLDVESVDALVEAIDAYSGAVILVTHSEMLLDAVATRLIVFDGGRVSLFEGSYSDFLERIGWEDERAGGELEPIERAETRSKVVNRKDIQKDMRRMRARIITERSRALNPLQKKITELENRITALERQIEQDNASLIRASQVGEGKTIASLSIAIHEARNTIETLFDALEEMTHKFEEKSREFEEQLRVLVD